Proteins encoded by one window of Gammaproteobacteria bacterium:
- a CDS encoding LysM peptidoglycan-binding domain-containing protein, which translates to MCIKRTLLAMIISLGLNGQLLAEELELNPDHPTRYVVVKGDTLWEISAKFLRDPWRWPELWNLNPAINNPHLIYPGDAISLVFREGKPTLEIERGQQVVKLSPEPAPASATQTVKLSPTAHATPLTQAIPTVASDVIRQFLGRPRVLSKEAIDNAGYLAAAEEGRLISGSGTKVFARNLAATDNNNFAVYHIGQPYFDPNNKRRVLGYEALHVADLTLLEPGDPSTLRISKAVRGEIVSILDGLWRAGQYQSVVINKGSKDGLEAGHVLAVYQSGLTVRDKDASRRGSSDLTLPDNRAGLVMVYRSFDNVSYALIMNAVRDIRANDSVTNP; encoded by the coding sequence ATGTGCATCAAACGCACCCTCTTGGCAATGATCATCAGCTTGGGCCTGAACGGACAGCTACTGGCCGAAGAACTTGAACTCAACCCCGACCACCCAACCCGCTACGTGGTCGTCAAAGGGGATACCTTATGGGAAATCTCCGCCAAGTTCCTGCGCGACCCATGGCGCTGGCCAGAACTCTGGAACCTCAACCCAGCCATCAATAACCCGCATCTGATTTACCCTGGCGATGCCATCTCGCTGGTATTCAGAGAGGGAAAACCGACACTGGAAATTGAGCGAGGCCAGCAAGTCGTCAAGCTATCGCCCGAACCGGCTCCAGCCAGCGCGACCCAAACCGTCAAACTCTCACCCACGGCCCACGCCACACCACTGACCCAGGCCATTCCGACCGTCGCCTCTGATGTCATCCGCCAGTTTCTCGGCCGACCCCGCGTACTGAGCAAAGAAGCCATCGATAATGCTGGCTATCTCGCCGCCGCCGAAGAAGGCCGCCTGATCAGCGGCAGCGGCACCAAAGTCTTCGCCCGCAACCTGGCCGCAACCGACAACAACAATTTCGCCGTCTATCACATCGGCCAACCCTACTTTGACCCCAACAACAAACGCCGCGTCCTCGGTTATGAGGCCCTGCATGTCGCCGACCTCACCCTGCTTGAGCCTGGCGACCCCAGCACCCTCAGAATCAGCAAGGCCGTTAGAGGGGAAATCGTCTCCATTCTCGACGGCCTCTGGCGCGCCGGACAATATCAATCGGTCGTCATCAATAAAGGCAGCAAAGATGGCCTCGAAGCCGGCCATGTGCTCGCCGTCTATCAATCCGGCCTCACCGTGCGTGACAAAGATGCCAGCCGCCGAGGCAGCAGCGACCTCACCCTGCCCGACAATCGCGCTGGGCTAGTGATGGTTTACCGCAGTTTTGACAATGTCAGTTACGCCCTGATCATGAATGCCGTCCGTGATATTCGGGCGAATGACAGCGTGACCAATCCATAA
- a CDS encoding peptide deformylase, which produces MAILPILHFPDPRLRTRSQPVATVDTEIHVLIKDMFETMYQAPGIGLAAPQVNVFKRVIVVDISEEANAPLALINPEIIQSSGTEEMDEGCLSVPGIYEAVQRAQWIKVKALDREGNPFEMEANGLEAVCIQHEIDHLDGKLFVDYLSEIKRQRIRKKLEKQRRHNL; this is translated from the coding sequence ATGGCAATTCTTCCAATTCTCCATTTTCCAGATCCACGGTTGCGAACCCGGTCACAGCCAGTGGCTACGGTGGATACTGAAATCCACGTCCTCATTAAGGATATGTTTGAGACCATGTATCAGGCGCCGGGCATCGGCCTGGCGGCGCCCCAGGTCAATGTTTTTAAGCGGGTAATCGTGGTCGATATCTCGGAGGAGGCGAACGCACCGCTGGCGCTGATCAATCCCGAGATCATCCAGAGCAGTGGCACAGAAGAGATGGACGAAGGTTGTCTGTCGGTGCCGGGCATCTATGAAGCCGTTCAACGTGCGCAGTGGATCAAGGTCAAGGCGCTGGACCGCGAAGGGAATCCATTTGAGATGGAGGCCAACGGGCTGGAGGCGGTGTGCATTCAGCATGAAATCGATCATCTCGATGGCAAGTTATTCGTCGATTATCTCTCCGAAATCAAGCGGCAACGCATTCGCAAAAAGCTGGAAAAGCAGCGTCGTCACAATCTGTAA
- a CDS encoding DUF494 domain-containing protein: MKENVLDILMYMFEHCMDSETGILPDEDALRDHLDDAGFQHRDIDKAFAWLEGLAAARDNSFFNADSTAIPPFRVFSTQETARLDAECRGFLMFMEQSGVLDPISRELVIDRAMALETPEIDLTQLKWVILMVLLNQPGQESAFAWLEDLVFDEAPGQIH; encoded by the coding sequence ATGAAAGAAAACGTGCTCGATATATTGATGTACATGTTCGAACACTGCATGGACAGCGAGACAGGGATATTGCCGGACGAAGATGCGTTACGCGATCATCTCGACGACGCTGGCTTCCAGCATCGTGACATCGACAAGGCCTTTGCCTGGCTGGAAGGTTTGGCCGCGGCACGCGACAACTCGTTTTTTAACGCCGACTCTACCGCCATTCCGCCATTTCGTGTTTTTTCCACTCAGGAAACTGCACGGCTGGACGCCGAGTGCCGTGGTTTTCTGATGTTTATGGAACAGTCAGGCGTGCTGGATCCGATCAGCCGGGAATTGGTCATTGATCGCGCCATGGCATTGGAAACACCAGAGATCGATCTTACTCAACTCAAGTGGGTTATCCTGATGGTATTGCTCAATCAACCCGGTCAGGAATCAGCCTTTGCCTGGCTCGAAGACCTGGTCTTCGACGAGGCGCCCGGTCAAATCCACTGA
- the fmt gene encoding methionyl-tRNA formyltransferase encodes MADNPLKVVFAGTPEFAAEALRALIATPHFILAVYTQPDRPAGRGRKLTPSPVKELALARHLEVRQPLTLKDAGEQAALRALQPDLMIVVAYGLLLPKAVLEIPRLGCINIHASLLPRWRGAAPIQRAILAGDQETGVTIMQMDVGLDTGAMLLKQQCAIEANDTAQTLHDRLAKIGAAAMTEALVQLQCGTLQPEVQDDGLACYAHKLSKEEAALDWSQAALSLERQVRAFNPWPVAQSVFGGETVRVWQAQALPERTQAEPGSIVAASKQGIDVATGDGVLRLLSLQFPGAKPLAVGDLINARPELRSIGQRFESLRPDA; translated from the coding sequence ATGGCTGATAACCCATTGAAGGTGGTGTTCGCAGGAACACCTGAATTTGCCGCCGAGGCGTTGCGCGCCTTAATCGCTACCCCACATTTCATTCTTGCCGTTTATACGCAACCCGATCGTCCTGCAGGGCGTGGCCGCAAATTGACGCCAAGTCCGGTGAAGGAACTGGCGTTAGCACGTCACCTGGAAGTACGGCAACCGTTGACACTTAAAGATGCGGGCGAGCAGGCGGCGTTACGGGCATTGCAGCCCGATTTAATGATTGTGGTGGCCTACGGTTTGTTGTTGCCGAAGGCGGTGCTCGAGATTCCGCGTTTGGGATGTATCAATATCCATGCCTCGCTGCTGCCGCGTTGGCGTGGTGCGGCACCGATCCAGCGCGCAATCCTGGCGGGTGATCAGGAAACTGGCGTTACGATTATGCAAATGGATGTCGGTCTGGATACCGGGGCGATGTTGTTGAAACAGCAGTGCGCGATTGAAGCGAATGATACTGCGCAGACGTTGCATGATCGTCTGGCGAAAATTGGCGCTGCGGCGATGACAGAAGCGCTAGTGCAATTGCAGTGTGGCACATTGCAGCCCGAGGTCCAGGATGACGGTCTTGCCTGTTACGCCCACAAGTTGAGCAAAGAGGAAGCGGCGCTGGATTGGTCGCAGGCGGCTTTGTCGTTGGAGCGTCAGGTGCGGGCATTTAATCCCTGGCCGGTGGCGCAAAGTGTGTTTGGCGGAGAAACAGTGCGCGTGTGGCAAGCGCAGGCATTGCCGGAACGTACACAGGCTGAGCCAGGTTCTATCGTTGCAGCCAGCAAACAAGGTATCGATGTTGCCACTGGTGATGGTGTGTTACGGCTGCTGAGTTTGCAGTTTCCGGGCGCTAAGCCGTTGGCGGTGGGCGATCTGATCAATGCACGTCCCGAGTTGCGCAGTATTGGTCAGCGGTTTGAGTCTTTGAGGCCAGACGCTTGA